A region from the Rufibacter sp. DG15C genome encodes:
- a CDS encoding thermonuclease family protein encodes MKPYFRFPPALLSFLWILLLLGCQQTAEKKEEVIAVSPTGYHRVIAIKDGDTIELLKDGQPLRVRLYGIDAPEKNQDFGTRARQFISELCFGKDVRLEVKDIDRYGRTVGIIYLPDGRNLNYEMVKNGFAWHYKAYSKDPELGRLEEEARLDKRGLWDWPSPLAPWEFRNNRKAQSAANKQQKEVHSNDVERSASAGAAVYLCESKGATTYHLDRGCRALVTCKSKIIRTTYEVAGNRNRKACRICAI; translated from the coding sequence ATGAAACCTTACTTCCGCTTCCCTCCTGCGCTGCTGTCATTCCTCTGGATTCTATTGCTGTTGGGTTGCCAGCAGACCGCTGAGAAAAAAGAAGAAGTCATTGCCGTCTCCCCCACTGGTTATCACCGCGTAATTGCTATTAAAGACGGCGACACCATTGAATTACTGAAAGATGGCCAGCCCTTGCGGGTGCGGTTGTACGGGATTGACGCCCCAGAGAAAAACCAGGACTTTGGTACCCGCGCGCGGCAGTTCATCTCTGAGCTTTGCTTCGGGAAGGATGTGCGGTTAGAGGTAAAAGACATTGACCGCTACGGCCGCACGGTGGGCATCATCTACCTGCCAGACGGTAGAAACCTCAATTATGAAATGGTGAAGAACGGGTTTGCCTGGCATTACAAAGCCTATTCCAAAGACCCAGAGCTAGGCAGGCTGGAAGAAGAAGCGCGCCTGGACAAACGAGGTTTATGGGACTGGCCATCGCCGTTGGCGCCTTGGGAGTTCAGGAACAACAGGAAAGCGCAGTCGGCTGCTAACAAACAACAGAAAGAAGTCCATTCCAATGACGTGGAACGCTCTGCCAGCGCAGGTGCTGCCGTTTACCTATGTGAAAGCAAAGGCGCCACCACCTACCATTTAGACCGAGGCTGCCGCGCCCTTGTCACCTGCAAAAGCAAGATCATCAGAACCACCTATGAAGTTGCCGGCAACAGAAACCGCAAAGCTTGTCGCATCTGCGCTATTTAA
- a CDS encoding universal stress protein codes for MKKILCPVDFSKPSTKAAEYAVQIAQRTQSSLTLLHVLHLPMLDTTETAMVASQMLDEQRRHAADKLHSLALHLQTMPNAGAMQIDFRVQEAFLADAIERLTKEENYDFVVMGTTGGGNTLEEILIGSNTESVMSQVKCPVLAIPANASFPDIHRIVYASDYQPEDGKALRQVISVASLFQAEVEVVHVSEEANEASSQKGRAFMEGLKTELDNYPVHFTEIVHKHEDEGLKNYLSTTNSNMLAILKKRRSFFKNIFSTSLAEKMTYQTKLPLLVLHADA; via the coding sequence ATGAAAAAGATTCTTTGTCCGGTAGACTTCTCCAAGCCTTCTACCAAAGCCGCCGAATACGCCGTGCAGATTGCCCAGCGTACCCAATCTTCGCTTACGCTGCTGCATGTGTTGCACCTGCCCATGCTAGACACTACAGAAACGGCTATGGTTGCCAGCCAAATGCTGGATGAGCAGCGCCGGCATGCCGCTGACAAGCTGCATTCCTTGGCCCTGCATTTGCAGACCATGCCCAATGCCGGCGCCATGCAAATTGATTTTAGGGTGCAGGAGGCGTTTCTGGCAGATGCCATTGAGCGGTTGACCAAAGAAGAGAACTATGACTTTGTAGTGATGGGCACCACTGGCGGCGGTAATACCCTGGAAGAAATCCTGATTGGCAGCAACACAGAAAGCGTGATGAGCCAGGTAAAATGCCCGGTGCTGGCCATTCCGGCCAATGCCAGTTTCCCAGATATCCACCGCATTGTATATGCTTCAGACTACCAACCCGAAGACGGCAAGGCTCTACGCCAAGTCATCTCCGTGGCCTCCTTGTTTCAGGCTGAGGTAGAGGTGGTGCACGTCAGTGAAGAGGCCAATGAGGCGTCCTCTCAGAAGGGCAGGGCGTTTATGGAAGGCCTTAAAACGGAGCTAGACAATTATCCCGTCCATTTCACAGAGATTGTCCATAAGCATGAGGACGAAGGCCTTAAAAACTACCTGAGCACCACCAACAGCAACATGCTGGCCATCTTAAAGAAACGCAGAAGCTTTTTCAAGAATATTTTTAGCACCAGTTTGGCGGAAAAGATGACCTACCAAACTAAATTGCCACTTCTGGTTTTACACGCTGACGCTTAA
- a CDS encoding ammonium transporter produces the protein MLLAVVVGTFVFPALPKPTTLSQINAADTAWMLTATALVLIMTPGLAFFYSGMVNRKNVISTMLQSFICMALLTVVWVVVGFSLAFGDSVGGVIGNPATFFMMRNVLDGAPWELAPTIPLALFAMFQLKFAIITPALITGAFAERIRFTSYTIFILLFFVFIYAPLAHATWHPQGILFQLGVLDFAGGTVVHMSAGWAALASAIYLKRRHEPSHSPAMVTFVLLGTGLLWFGWFGFNAGSALGANALAVTALATTMAGSAAAALAWIFFDAVKGRKPSAMGTCIGAVVGLVAITPAAGFVTMPHSVAIGVIAAIISNQLVDWRSKTNIDDTLDVFPCHGVGGMVGMLLTGVFAHQNVNSANTTGNGLFYGETKLFLIQLGAMVGVSAFAFAGSFVLLKVTDVISRLRVSEEEERMGLDLSQHGEKH, from the coding sequence ATGTTGCTTGCGGTAGTGGTGGGAACGTTTGTTTTCCCTGCGCTGCCAAAGCCAACTACTCTAAGCCAGATAAATGCGGCAGACACCGCCTGGATGCTGACAGCCACGGCTTTGGTATTAATCATGACCCCAGGGCTGGCCTTTTTTTATAGCGGGATGGTTAACCGCAAGAATGTGATCTCCACCATGCTGCAGAGTTTTATCTGCATGGCCCTGCTCACGGTGGTTTGGGTAGTGGTTGGCTTTAGCCTGGCTTTCGGAGATTCTGTGGGTGGCGTCATCGGAAACCCTGCCACCTTCTTTATGATGCGCAATGTCTTGGACGGCGCGCCTTGGGAGCTGGCACCTACCATTCCGCTGGCCTTGTTTGCCATGTTCCAGCTCAAGTTTGCCATCATCACGCCCGCGCTCATCACGGGAGCCTTTGCCGAGCGCATCAGGTTCACGTCTTACACCATTTTCATCCTGCTTTTTTTTGTGTTCATCTACGCGCCGCTGGCGCATGCCACTTGGCACCCGCAAGGGATTCTGTTCCAATTGGGTGTGTTGGATTTTGCCGGTGGGACGGTAGTGCATATGTCGGCGGGGTGGGCAGCGCTAGCTTCTGCCATTTACCTCAAGCGTCGACACGAACCCAGCCACTCGCCAGCCATGGTGACGTTTGTCTTGCTAGGCACGGGTTTGCTTTGGTTTGGCTGGTTTGGGTTTAATGCGGGTTCAGCATTAGGCGCCAATGCTTTGGCCGTTACGGCCCTGGCTACCACCATGGCGGGATCGGCGGCGGCGGCGCTGGCCTGGATCTTCTTTGACGCCGTTAAGGGCCGGAAACCTTCTGCCATGGGCACCTGCATTGGGGCGGTAGTGGGCTTGGTGGCCATCACACCGGCCGCCGGGTTTGTGACCATGCCGCATTCCGTGGCCATTGGCGTCATTGCCGCCATCATCAGTAACCAGTTGGTGGATTGGCGCTCCAAAACAAACATAGATGACACCTTGGATGTGTTCCCCTGCCACGGCGTAGGCGGCATGGTGGGCATGCTGCTAACGGGCGTCTTTGCGCACCAGAACGTGAACAGCGCCAATACCACAGGCAACGGACTTTTCTACGGCGAAACCAAGTTGTTCCTGATTCAGTTGGGCGCCATGGTAGGAGTTTCGGCCTTCGCGTTTGCAGGGTCTTTTGTGCTCTTGAAAGTCACGGATGTCATCTCCCGATTGCGGGTGTCTGAAGAGGAGGAGCGGATGGGCTTAGACCTTTCCCAGCATGGGGAGAAGCACTGA
- a CDS encoding HNH endonuclease, translated as MAKRNKKYLESADPVCGLCEREVGFTTLHHLIPREEGGKHGPTVPLCQPCHSTIHLTYTNKELAVLYNNVHALRASEGLQKYLSWVKNKRLDKITNRRGKGNRKR; from the coding sequence GTGGCAAAACGAAATAAAAAATACCTGGAGAGCGCCGACCCGGTTTGCGGGCTTTGCGAGCGAGAAGTAGGGTTTACCACCTTGCACCACCTTATTCCCAGAGAAGAAGGCGGCAAGCACGGACCCACCGTCCCGCTGTGCCAACCCTGCCATAGCACCATCCATCTTACCTATACCAACAAAGAACTGGCCGTGCTGTACAACAACGTTCACGCCTTGCGCGCCTCAGAGGGTTTGCAGAAATACTTATCCTGGGTGAAAAACAAACGCCTAGACAAAATCACCAACCGCCGGGGCAAAGGCAACCGGAAAAGGTAG
- a CDS encoding DNA alkylation repair protein translates to MTVESVLEQLAALGSEQTKKTLLRHGGPENMYGVKVQDLKKVLKQTKQNHALALEVYATGNSDAMYLAGLMADPKQMSPTDLQVWAEQANWSMLSEYTVPWVAAESGHGLEMGVSWIDSDQALIASAGWSTLGSYVALQPDDQLNLALLEQLLERVKTSIHASPNRVRYTMNNFVIAVGCYVVPLHEKAQEVAQAIGEVHVSMGDTACKVPEAVGYIQKVAGMGKIGQKRKTVRC, encoded by the coding sequence ATGACGGTAGAATCAGTTTTAGAGCAATTGGCGGCTCTGGGCAGTGAGCAAACCAAGAAGACCTTGCTGCGCCACGGCGGACCAGAGAACATGTATGGCGTCAAAGTGCAGGACCTGAAAAAAGTCCTGAAGCAGACCAAGCAAAACCACGCCCTGGCCCTGGAAGTCTACGCCACCGGGAATTCTGATGCCATGTACCTAGCCGGCCTCATGGCCGACCCTAAACAGATGAGCCCGACAGATTTACAGGTCTGGGCAGAACAAGCCAACTGGTCCATGCTCAGTGAGTACACCGTTCCCTGGGTGGCCGCCGAAAGCGGTCATGGCTTAGAAATGGGCGTATCCTGGATTGACTCTGACCAAGCGCTTATTGCCAGCGCCGGCTGGAGTACCCTGGGCAGTTACGTGGCCCTGCAACCAGATGATCAATTAAACCTAGCCCTTCTGGAGCAGTTGCTAGAGCGGGTGAAAACCTCCATCCACGCCTCGCCTAACCGCGTGCGCTATACCATGAATAATTTTGTGATTGCGGTTGGCTGCTACGTAGTGCCTTTGCATGAGAAGGCCCAAGAAGTGGCGCAGGCCATAGGCGAGGTACACGTCTCTATGGGCGATACCGCTTGCAAAGTGCCAGAGGCTGTGGGCTACATTCAGAAAGTGGCTGGAATGGGAAAAATAGGCCAAAAACGGAAGACGGTGCGCTGTTAG
- a CDS encoding EamA family transporter: MSHHTTAAAETPASWLKIAAFAAIYIIWGSTYLAIVFAIETLPPFLMAGLRFLLAGALLYTFARFKGAQAPSKIHWRSTFIIGGLLLLVGNGAVVWAEQYVASGIAALLVTTEPLWIVALQWAGKEKTKPNKIVLLGMLIGIVGMLVLVNPWEAAGSIELWPSLVIFIAAGAWALGSLYSNSAPLPSSQVLTTGMQMLCGGALLLLAGTVAGEWQTTQWSAVSQQSWLAFGYLVVFGSLIAFTAYSWLTRVAPPAQVSTYAYVNPVIAVFLGWALANEEITLQTLAATALLVTAVVIITLNSKH; the protein is encoded by the coding sequence ATGTCACATCACACAACGGCTGCGGCAGAAACGCCTGCCAGCTGGCTTAAAATCGCGGCTTTTGCCGCGATTTACATTATATGGGGTTCTACCTATCTGGCTATTGTCTTCGCCATAGAAACGTTGCCACCGTTTTTGATGGCCGGTCTTCGGTTTCTGCTGGCGGGTGCCTTGCTTTACACGTTTGCCAGGTTCAAAGGCGCGCAGGCGCCCTCTAAAATCCATTGGCGAAGCACTTTCATTATTGGCGGCTTGCTGCTTCTAGTGGGAAATGGCGCCGTGGTTTGGGCGGAACAATACGTGGCCTCTGGCATTGCCGCACTTCTGGTGACCACTGAGCCTTTATGGATAGTGGCCTTGCAATGGGCAGGCAAAGAAAAAACCAAGCCCAATAAGATTGTTCTCTTAGGGATGCTCATTGGCATTGTAGGAATGCTGGTGTTGGTCAATCCTTGGGAAGCCGCCGGAAGCATTGAGCTCTGGCCATCTCTTGTCATTTTCATTGCGGCGGGTGCCTGGGCCTTGGGGTCCTTGTATTCCAATTCGGCGCCTTTGCCTAGCTCTCAGGTGTTAACCACAGGCATGCAAATGCTGTGCGGAGGTGCCTTGCTCTTATTGGCAGGCACCGTGGCCGGTGAATGGCAGACTACCCAGTGGTCTGCAGTAAGCCAACAGTCCTGGTTGGCGTTTGGGTATTTGGTGGTGTTTGGGTCTTTGATTGCCTTTACGGCGTACAGCTGGCTTACCCGGGTAGCCCCGCCTGCCCAGGTCTCTACCTATGCATATGTAAACCCGGTCATTGCAGTTTTTCTGGGTTGGGCGCTGGCCAATGAAGAAATCACTTTGCAAACCTTGGCGGCCACTGCGCTACTGGTAACGGCCGTGGTCATCATCACGCTTAACTCAAAACATTAA